In Amycolatopsis sulphurea, one genomic interval encodes:
- the lanKC gene encoding class III lanthionine synthetase LanKC: MTVNDEASYEVYCLADRLFYDQPSRHAGENTDFAVTARTTPRDWAHEPSDTWMYYAPDGAVVPTQGWKIHVSSRLADAERVLDTVWDFCLEKRIPFKFLRSRNVAVMFNAKSAFRGSSGKLVTIYPFSDAQFEAVLAELDGLLQGVAGPYILSDLRYGDGPLYVRYGGFTERFCVSDNGERVLAIEDAEGVLVPDVRGPTFALPPWISLPSFLEPHFAARAAVTTTDLPYTIESAMQFSNGGGVYLGRENRSGDRVVLKEGRPYAGLDATGRDAVTRIGHEREMLTRLAGLDVVPAVLDSFELGGHHFLVEEFVDGSPLQRLLVHRYPLTHPDPGPAELAEYVEWALGILAKVSAAVDALHGRGVVFGDLHPENILVTAEGRIVLIDFEVSTLVSDEARSSLAHPAFSAPADRAGIEVDRYALACMCLGMFAPQATITTRFDSGKARQIAEYAAEVFPLPPGALDDAVRTIEGSAPAPSRMPGLPLPGVSTWDEVRTALRTSILASATPDRDDRLFPGDIAQFSPGGGISLAHGASGVLYALAATGAGRFPEHEDWLRKHALTPAEGTTTGFYNGLHGVAYVLAELGHRHDALRIVERCLAMPVDATELGLHGGLAGIGLNLLHFRDDLGIEPALSIVDQVSDRLGGVTDVPEISGGDHPRAGLMFGSAGPALLFLHAYEQTGDQALLDRAEIALRQDLRRCVRADDGTAQVDQGWRTLPYLDEGSAGIALVLQRYLHHRPDDQLAEMLTRLRAVTRSAYYVQPGLYTGRAGMLLAAEPSAVDTLVRGLSWHAVPCADGLAFPGDQLLRLSMDFATGTAGVLFALGSVRHGEPVRLPFLADPQNPDATGHSSSNEHLKEV, from the coding sequence ATGACGGTGAACGACGAGGCGAGCTATGAGGTCTATTGCCTTGCCGACCGGCTGTTCTACGACCAGCCGTCCCGTCATGCCGGCGAGAACACCGACTTCGCGGTCACCGCACGGACGACTCCGCGGGACTGGGCGCACGAGCCGAGCGACACCTGGATGTACTACGCGCCCGACGGTGCGGTGGTGCCGACCCAGGGCTGGAAGATCCACGTCTCCTCCCGGCTGGCGGACGCCGAACGGGTGCTTGACACCGTGTGGGACTTCTGCCTGGAGAAACGTATCCCCTTCAAGTTCCTGCGCAGCAGGAATGTCGCGGTTATGTTCAACGCCAAATCAGCGTTCCGTGGCTCGAGCGGGAAACTGGTGACCATCTACCCGTTTTCCGACGCCCAGTTCGAGGCTGTGCTCGCTGAGCTGGACGGCCTGCTCCAAGGCGTCGCCGGCCCTTATATTCTCAGTGATCTTCGTTACGGTGACGGCCCACTGTATGTGCGGTATGGCGGTTTCACCGAGCGTTTCTGCGTCTCCGACAATGGTGAGCGTGTACTCGCCATCGAGGATGCCGAAGGCGTGCTGGTGCCCGACGTTCGCGGCCCGACCTTCGCACTCCCGCCGTGGATTTCCCTGCCGTCCTTCCTGGAGCCGCATTTCGCCGCCCGCGCGGCGGTGACGACGACGGATCTGCCTTACACGATCGAAAGCGCGATGCAGTTCTCCAATGGCGGCGGGGTCTACCTCGGCCGGGAGAATCGCAGTGGCGACCGGGTCGTGCTCAAGGAAGGCAGGCCGTACGCGGGCCTCGACGCCACCGGCCGCGACGCGGTGACCCGGATCGGGCACGAGCGCGAAATGCTGACTCGCCTCGCCGGGCTCGACGTGGTGCCCGCGGTGCTCGACTCCTTCGAATTGGGCGGCCATCACTTCCTCGTCGAGGAGTTCGTCGACGGCAGCCCGCTGCAGCGCCTGCTGGTGCACCGTTACCCGCTGACCCACCCCGATCCGGGGCCGGCCGAGCTGGCCGAATACGTCGAGTGGGCGCTGGGCATCCTGGCCAAGGTCTCCGCCGCGGTCGACGCGCTGCACGGCCGGGGCGTCGTGTTCGGCGATCTGCACCCGGAGAACATCCTGGTCACGGCCGAGGGCCGGATTGTGCTGATCGATTTCGAGGTCTCCACCCTGGTCTCCGACGAGGCCCGCTCGTCGCTGGCACATCCGGCATTCTCCGCGCCCGCCGACCGGGCCGGCATCGAAGTGGACCGGTACGCGCTCGCCTGCATGTGCCTGGGCATGTTCGCTCCGCAGGCCACGATCACCACGCGGTTCGACTCCGGTAAGGCCCGCCAGATCGCGGAGTACGCGGCCGAGGTCTTCCCGCTGCCGCCGGGCGCGCTGGACGACGCTGTGCGCACCATCGAGGGCTCGGCACCGGCGCCGTCCCGGATGCCCGGCCTTCCGCTGCCCGGAGTGTCCACTTGGGACGAAGTGCGGACTGCGCTGCGGACCTCGATCCTCGCCTCCGCCACGCCCGACCGCGACGATCGCCTGTTCCCCGGCGACATCGCGCAGTTCTCCCCCGGCGGCGGGATCAGTCTCGCCCACGGCGCGTCGGGTGTGCTGTACGCCCTCGCCGCCACAGGTGCCGGACGCTTCCCCGAACACGAGGACTGGCTGCGCAAGCATGCCTTGACGCCTGCCGAGGGCACCACCACCGGCTTCTACAATGGACTTCACGGCGTCGCGTACGTGCTAGCCGAGCTGGGTCATCGCCACGACGCGCTGAGAATCGTCGAGCGCTGTCTCGCGATGCCGGTGGACGCCACCGAACTCGGCCTGCACGGCGGGCTGGCCGGCATCGGGCTCAACCTCCTGCACTTCCGGGACGATCTCGGCATCGAGCCCGCGCTGTCGATCGTGGACCAGGTCTCCGACCGGCTCGGCGGGGTGACCGATGTGCCCGAGATCAGCGGGGGCGACCATCCCCGGGCCGGGCTCATGTTCGGTTCGGCCGGACCGGCGCTGCTGTTCCTGCACGCCTATGAACAGACCGGCGATCAAGCGCTGCTCGATCGCGCGGAAATCGCGCTGCGCCAGGACCTTCGACGGTGCGTCCGCGCCGATGACGGCACCGCGCAGGTCGACCAGGGCTGGCGGACGCTGCCCTACCTGGACGAGGGCTCGGCCGGGATCGCCTTGGTGCTGCAGCGGTATCTGCACCACCGGCCGGACGACCAGCTCGCCGAAATGCTGACCAGGCTGCGCGCGGTGACGCGGAGTGCCTACTACGTGCAGCCCGGCCTCTACACCGGCCGGGCCGGGATGCTCCTGGCCGCCGAACCGTCCGCAGTGGACACCTTGGTGCGCGGGCTGAGCTGGCACGCGGTGCCCTGCGCCGACGGGCTCGCCTTCCCCGGCGACCAGTTGTTGCGCCTGTCCATGGACTTCGCCACAGGAACGGCGGGCGTGCTGTTCGCGCTCGGTTCGGTGCGGCACGGCGAACCCGTGCGGCTCCCGTTCCTGGCCGACCCCCAGAACCCGGATGCCACTGGGCATTCGTCAAGTAACGAGCACCTGAAGGAGGTGTAA
- a CDS encoding AfsR/SARP family transcriptional regulator, whose protein sequence is MHSLPAWSHATRTLTGSLGSVLSRQVFSCQALPRQVQPWRPRFTRSSEHGGAAGSCVLHEAVEPWQGTDDTPAGPSAAIVAMPGLALDEATAMMRARSLDPSVEPGPHWRHAPTEAPRTVEIHALGVFRVTRNGLAVPRTAWQSRKARDLVKILVSRCRPVSRDQLMEMLWPDVDPGKSSNRLSVLLSTVRQVLQPVKDGPQPLLTDGTSVWLDANLVSIDVAEFRKIAARAVEAYRRGRPDAVDRMYRAAGLYTGDFLEDDPYADWAQHTVEELRALHQAVLRALIQHCQACGDVDEVVRHTLRLFADDPYDEQAHLNLIKVLLTAGRIGEARRRHDIYRRYMTEIGVEPRAMPAFRPRSVTVPVYRPTTS, encoded by the coding sequence GTGCACAGCCTTCCGGCGTGGTCCCACGCGACCCGGACGCTGACCGGGTCGCTCGGCAGTGTCCTTTCGCGCCAGGTCTTTTCATGCCAGGCCCTTCCGCGGCAGGTCCAGCCGTGGCGGCCGCGTTTCACCCGATCGTCCGAGCACGGCGGCGCGGCCGGCTCGTGCGTGCTGCACGAAGCCGTCGAGCCCTGGCAGGGAACGGACGACACCCCCGCCGGCCCGAGCGCGGCGATCGTCGCCATGCCCGGCCTCGCCCTCGACGAGGCGACGGCCATGATGCGCGCACGCAGCCTCGATCCGTCCGTCGAACCCGGCCCGCACTGGCGGCACGCGCCCACCGAAGCACCGCGCACCGTCGAGATCCACGCGTTGGGCGTCTTCCGCGTGACCCGGAACGGGCTGGCCGTGCCCCGGACGGCATGGCAGTCGCGGAAAGCGCGTGACCTGGTGAAGATCCTGGTGTCGCGCTGCCGGCCCGTCTCCCGGGACCAGCTGATGGAAATGCTGTGGCCCGATGTCGATCCCGGCAAATCCAGCAACCGGCTTTCGGTGCTGCTCAGCACCGTGCGCCAGGTCCTGCAGCCGGTCAAGGACGGCCCGCAGCCGTTGCTCACCGACGGCACGTCGGTCTGGCTGGACGCGAACCTGGTGAGCATCGACGTCGCGGAGTTCCGCAAGATCGCCGCCCGCGCCGTCGAGGCATACCGCCGCGGCCGCCCCGACGCCGTGGACCGCATGTACCGCGCCGCCGGCCTCTACACGGGCGACTTCCTCGAAGACGACCCCTATGCCGATTGGGCACAGCACACCGTCGAAGAACTGCGCGCCCTGCACCAGGCGGTCCTGCGCGCCCTGATCCAGCACTGCCAGGCCTGCGGCGACGTCGACGAGGTCGTCCGCCACACCCTGCGCCTGTTCGCGGACGACCCCTACGACGAGCAGGCGCACCTCAACCTGATCAAGGTGCTGCTCACCGCCGGCCGTATCGGCGAAGCCCGCCGCCGCCACGACATCTACCGCCGCTACATGACCGAAATCGGCGTCGAGCCCCGGGCCATGCCCGCTTTCCGGCCGCGGTCGGTGACGGTGCCGGTTTACCGGCCGACGACGTCGTGA
- a CDS encoding NAD(P)/FAD-dependent oxidoreductase: MRPTPGTGSEPVHVVLLGAGYASIWAYRAVTRRLGRKARVSIVAPELVHAFHGWTGEVLSGELPPEAQLSPISEALPRAKHVHGWARGVDREARTVAVDLVSGGSAELRYDYLVVGIGAVEELDSVPGLREHAFALRAAGRAGRLAAHLDECVDAAGTADSEQRAELLGVVVAGAGLAGIEASVAVAQRLARRTRDAQVTLVGSGADLGGELSPKLRARVREELAANGVRVVRPARVVSVAENGAKLDDGSWLPAATTIAAVGHRAHPLPGLDDLEHDARGGLRTDEYLRLGDRIWAGGDAASIPLPSGETCPIDAAWAIGQGSWIGRNVVRAATGREQKKFTWKSVGVTAGFGAGHAVLDAWGIPFRGRPAWLSRAAFFSFYLPSRRQLGRVLRMVVRQRRNRR; encoded by the coding sequence ATGCGCCCCACCCCCGGCACCGGTAGCGAGCCCGTGCACGTCGTCCTGCTCGGCGCGGGTTACGCCAGTATCTGGGCGTACCGGGCCGTGACCCGGAGACTGGGCCGGAAAGCGCGGGTGAGCATCGTCGCGCCCGAGCTGGTCCATGCTTTTCACGGCTGGACCGGTGAGGTGCTCAGCGGGGAACTTCCTCCGGAAGCCCAGCTGAGCCCCATTTCCGAGGCCCTGCCCAGGGCGAAGCACGTGCACGGGTGGGCGCGCGGCGTGGACCGGGAAGCCCGGACCGTCGCGGTGGACCTCGTGTCCGGTGGCTCGGCGGAACTGCGGTACGACTACCTGGTCGTGGGCATCGGAGCGGTGGAAGAACTGGATTCCGTCCCCGGGTTGCGTGAACACGCTTTCGCGTTGCGTGCGGCCGGGCGGGCGGGCCGGCTGGCCGCGCATCTGGACGAGTGCGTCGACGCCGCCGGAACCGCGGACTCCGAGCAGCGCGCGGAATTGCTCGGTGTCGTCGTCGCCGGCGCCGGGCTCGCCGGGATCGAGGCTTCGGTGGCCGTGGCGCAACGGCTGGCCCGGCGCACTCGCGATGCCCAGGTGACACTCGTCGGCTCCGGTGCCGACCTCGGCGGGGAGCTGTCCCCGAAACTGCGTGCCCGGGTCCGGGAGGAGCTGGCCGCCAACGGTGTCCGGGTCGTCCGCCCGGCCAGGGTCGTTTCCGTCGCGGAGAACGGGGCCAAACTGGACGACGGATCGTGGCTCCCGGCCGCGACCACGATCGCCGCGGTCGGGCACCGGGCGCACCCGCTGCCCGGCCTCGACGACCTGGAACACGACGCCCGCGGCGGCCTGCGCACCGACGAGTATCTGCGGCTGGGGGACCGGATCTGGGCCGGTGGCGACGCGGCCAGCATTCCCTTGCCCTCCGGCGAAACCTGCCCGATCGACGCGGCCTGGGCGATCGGGCAGGGCAGCTGGATCGGCCGGAACGTGGTGCGCGCGGCAACCGGCCGTGAGCAGAAGAAGTTCACCTGGAAAAGCGTGGGCGTCACCGCGGGCTTCGGCGCCGGGCACGCGGTACTCGACGCCTGGGGAATCCCCTTCCGCGGCCGGCCGGCGTGGCTTTCCCGCGCCGCGTTCTTCTCTTTTTACCTGCCCTCCCGCCGCCAGCTCGGGCGAGTCCTGCGGATGGTGGTGCGGCAGCGCCGGAATCGGCGTTGA